The Chlorocebus sabaeus isolate Y175 chromosome 18, mChlSab1.0.hap1, whole genome shotgun sequence genome window below encodes:
- the RMP24 gene encoding UPF0711 protein C18orf21 homolog isoform X1 produces MRQKHYLEAAARGLHDSCPGQARYLLWAYTSSHDDKSTFEETCPYCFQLLVLDNSRVRLKPKAKLTPKIQKLLNREARNYTLSFKEAKIVKKFKDSKSVLLITCKTCNRTVKHHGKSRSFLSALKSNPATPTSKVSLKTPERRTANPNPDMSGSKGRSPALIFRTPTSGQSVSTCSSKNTSKTKKHFSQLKMLLSQNESQKNPKVDFRNFLSSLKGGL; encoded by the exons atgAGACAGAAGCACTACCTTGAGGCTGCCGCGCGGGGACTGCACGACAGCTGCCCGGGCCAAGCCCGCTATCTCCT CTGGGCCTACACTTCGTCGCACG atGATAAGAGCACTTTTGAAGAAACGTGTCCATACTGTTTCCAGTTGTTGGTTCTGGATAACTCTCGAGTGCGTCTCAAACCCAAAGCCAAGTTGACACCCAAAATACAGAAACTTCTTAATCGAGAAGCGAGAAACTATACACTCAGTTTTAAAGAAGCGAAAATTGTGAAAAAGTTCAAAGACTCCAAAAGTGTATTG TTGATCACTTGTAAAACATGCAACAGAACAGTGAAACATCATGGTAAAAGTAGAAGCTTTCTATCAGCATTGAAGAGCAATCCTGCCACTCCTACAAGTAAAGTCAGCCTGAAGACACCAGAGAGAAGGACTGCAAACCCAAATCCTGACATGTCTGGTTCCAAAGGCAGGAGTCCAGCATtgattttcag aacaccTACGTCTGGACAGTCAGTATCTACTTGCTCCTCAAAGAAtacaagcaaaacaaagaaacacttCTCTCAACTGAAAATGTTACTTAGTCAGAATGAGTCCCAAAAGAATCCAAAGGTGGACTTCAGAAATTTCTTATCTTCCCTGAAGGGTGGACTTTGA
- the RMP24 gene encoding UPF0711 protein C18orf21 homolog isoform X2, whose product MRQKHYLEAAARGLHDSCPGQARYLLWAYTSSHDDKSTFEETCPYCFQLLVLDNSRVRLKPKAKLTPKIQKLLNREARNYTLSFKEAKIVKKFKDSKSVLNTYVWTVSIYLLLKEYKQNKETLLSTENVT is encoded by the exons atgAGACAGAAGCACTACCTTGAGGCTGCCGCGCGGGGACTGCACGACAGCTGCCCGGGCCAAGCCCGCTATCTCCT CTGGGCCTACACTTCGTCGCACG atGATAAGAGCACTTTTGAAGAAACGTGTCCATACTGTTTCCAGTTGTTGGTTCTGGATAACTCTCGAGTGCGTCTCAAACCCAAAGCCAAGTTGACACCCAAAATACAGAAACTTCTTAATCGAGAAGCGAGAAACTATACACTCAGTTTTAAAGAAGCGAAAATTGTGAAAAAGTTCAAAGACTCCAAAAGTGTATTG aacaccTACGTCTGGACAGTCAGTATCTACTTGCTCCTCAAAGAAtacaagcaaaacaaagaaacacttCTCTCAACTGAAAATGTTACTTAG